The Candidatus Arthromitus sp. SFB-mouse-Japan genome includes a region encoding these proteins:
- the hisS gene encoding histidine--tRNA ligase, translating to MDKIIKSPKGTKDCLPWETYIWKYIENFLRNKARIYGIKEIRTPIFEYTDLFLRGVGDTTDIVQKEMYTFNDKGNRSITLKAEGTAPTIRSFIEHGMYSNPQPTKLFYITPVFRYENVQKGRLRQHHQFGVEIFGTDSPISDAEIISMAYSIYDDLNLKNIKVYINSLGCDECRSIYNQKFKKFLEGISENLCSICQERLKKNPLRILDCKNEECKNMLLEDAPSILDYICQTCTKHFNDVQLYLNMFNVDFEVKSSIVRGLDYYTRTVFEIVDESNTTLCGGGRYNNLIEELGGKDCPAVGFGMGIERLLLSLGDNLYRYVKDDRIDLFVINHSEEYKTDALKICNKLRKFNIKCDTDCLNRSFKQQMKYANKINAKNIVVIGRDELYTGMIKIKNMDTSEVTILNLNNDKEIQKYFL from the coding sequence ATGGATAAAATTATTAAATCACCCAAGGGAACAAAGGATTGTTTGCCTTGGGAAACTTACATATGGAAATATATAGAAAACTTTTTAAGGAATAAAGCTAGAATATATGGTATTAAAGAAATAAGGACACCGATATTTGAATATACAGATTTGTTTTTAAGAGGTGTTGGTGATACAACGGACATAGTACAAAAGGAAATGTATACTTTTAATGATAAAGGAAATAGAAGTATAACGTTAAAAGCTGAGGGTACTGCTCCTACTATAAGATCGTTTATTGAACATGGTATGTATTCAAATCCTCAACCAACGAAGTTATTTTATATAACACCTGTATTTAGATATGAAAATGTGCAAAAAGGAAGATTAAGACAACATCATCAATTTGGAGTTGAGATATTTGGAACTGATTCACCTATATCTGATGCAGAGATTATAAGTATGGCATATAGTATATATGATGACCTTAATTTGAAAAATATTAAGGTATATATAAATTCTTTAGGGTGTGATGAATGTAGAAGTATTTATAACCAAAAATTTAAAAAATTCTTGGAAGGTATTAGTGAAAATTTATGTAGTATTTGCCAAGAAAGATTGAAAAAAAATCCATTAAGGATATTGGATTGTAAAAATGAAGAATGTAAAAATATGCTTTTAGAAGATGCTCCTAGTATACTTGATTACATATGTCAAACTTGCACTAAACACTTTAATGATGTTCAACTATACCTGAATATGTTTAATGTTGATTTTGAAGTAAAAAGTAGTATTGTTAGAGGATTGGATTATTATACTAGAACTGTATTTGAGATAGTAGATGAATCGAATACAACTCTATGCGGTGGAGGAAGATATAATAATTTAATAGAAGAACTTGGTGGAAAGGATTGTCCTGCTGTTGGTTTTGGAATGGGGATTGAGAGACTTTTACTATCGCTAGGTGATAATTTATATAGGTATGTAAAAGATGATAGAATTGATTTATTTGTAATTAATCATAGCGAAGAGTATAAAACTGATGCTCTAAAAATATGTAATAAATTAAGAAAATTTAATATTAAATGTGATACAGATTGTTTAAATAGAAGTTTTAAGCAACAGATGAAGTATGCTAATAAGATAAATGCTAAAAATATAGTAGTTATAGGTAGAGATGAATTGTATACTGGTATGATTAAGATAAAGAATATGGATACTAGTGAAGTAACTATTTTAAATTTAAATAATGATAAAGAGATACAAAAATATTTTTTATAA
- the glyA gene encoding serine hydroxymethyltransferase — protein sequence MIIDREIANLILDEQDRQINNIELIASENFVSNDVLHAMGTILTNKYAEGYPNKRYYGGCEVVDKIESLAIERMKLLFDAEHVNVQPHSGSQANMAVYSSVLKHNDTILSMDLSHGGHLTHGSSVNFSGKTYNFKFYGVNKGTGVIDYDEVESLALKVRPRLIVCGYSAYARKIDFKRFREICDAVGAYMMVDMAHIAGLIAGGVHENPTIYADFVTTTTHKTLRGPRGGAILCKKEYGEKVDKSIFPGIQGGPLIHVIAAKAVCFKEAMSDNFKEYTKNIIKNSQRLAEELKERDFKLVSDGTDNHLILIDLTNKDITGKECEKLLDNVGITVNKNCIPFDTQGALITSGIRIGTAAITTRGFSEHEMPLIADIIDGVIESKGNNVENFRKRVKNITKHFPLFRY from the coding sequence ATGATAATAGATAGAGAAATAGCTAATTTGATTTTAGATGAACAAGATAGGCAAATTAATAATATAGAACTTATTGCATCTGAAAATTTTGTTAGCAATGATGTTTTACATGCTATGGGAACAATTTTAACGAATAAATATGCTGAAGGTTATCCAAATAAAAGATATTATGGTGGATGTGAAGTTGTAGATAAGATTGAAAGTCTAGCTATAGAGAGAATGAAATTATTGTTTGATGCTGAACATGTAAATGTACAGCCACATTCTGGATCACAAGCTAATATGGCTGTTTATTCTTCAGTTTTGAAACATAATGATACCATTTTATCTATGGACTTAAGTCATGGTGGACATTTAACTCATGGAAGTTCAGTTAATTTTTCTGGTAAAACTTATAATTTTAAGTTTTATGGTGTGAATAAGGGAACAGGAGTTATCGATTATGATGAAGTTGAATCCTTAGCTTTAAAAGTTAGACCTAGGTTAATTGTTTGTGGTTATAGTGCTTATGCTAGGAAAATTGATTTTAAAAGGTTTAGAGAAATTTGTGATGCTGTTGGAGCTTATATGATGGTTGATATGGCACACATAGCTGGTCTTATAGCAGGTGGTGTTCATGAAAATCCAACAATATATGCAGATTTTGTTACAACTACAACACATAAGACTTTACGTGGTCCGCGTGGTGGTGCAATACTTTGTAAAAAGGAATATGGTGAAAAAGTAGATAAGTCTATATTTCCTGGAATTCAGGGAGGTCCGTTAATTCATGTGATTGCAGCTAAAGCGGTTTGTTTTAAAGAGGCTATGAGTGATAATTTTAAGGAATATACAAAAAATATAATTAAGAATTCACAAAGATTAGCTGAGGAATTAAAAGAGAGAGATTTTAAACTAGTATCTGATGGAACAGATAATCATTTAATTTTGATTGATTTAACAAATAAAGATATAACAGGGAAAGAATGTGAGAAACTATTAGATAATGTAGGGATTACCGTTAATAAAAATTGTATACCATTTGATACACAGGGGGCATTGATTACAAGTGGTATAAGAATTGGTACTGCGGCGATTACGACAAGAGGGTTTAGTGAACATGAAATGCCATTAATAGCAGACATAATAGATGGTGTAATCGAAAGCAAAGGAAATAATGTTGAAAATTTTAGAAAACGTGTTAAAAATATTACAAAACATTTTCCACTATTTAGATATTAA
- the fabZ gene encoding 3-hydroxyacyl-ACP dehydratase FabZ: MKKVLDITEILKIIPHRYPFLLIDKIIDMTEKTVTAIKNVTFNENFFQGHFPDQPVMPGVLILEALAQTGAAAILASEENRGKIAFFAGADKIKFRKIVVPGDVLELKCEILKMRSSFGKAEAVAKVDGEIACEAEIMFAIK, from the coding sequence ATGAAAAAAGTGTTGGATATAACAGAAATATTAAAGATTATTCCGCATCGATACCCATTTCTACTTATAGATAAAATAATAGATATGACAGAGAAAACCGTTACTGCAATAAAAAACGTTACTTTTAATGAAAATTTTTTTCAAGGGCATTTTCCAGATCAACCTGTGATGCCAGGGGTATTAATCTTGGAAGCATTGGCTCAGACAGGTGCGGCAGCTATACTTGCAAGTGAAGAAAATAGAGGAAAGATTGCATTTTTTGCTGGAGCAGATAAGATAAAATTTAGAAAAATTGTTGTTCCGGGGGATGTTTTGGAACTTAAGTGCGAAATTTTAAAAATGAGGTCTAGTTTTGGAAAAGCAGAGGCTGTTGCTAAAGTAGATGGTGAAATTGCTTGTGAGGCAGAAATAATGTTTGCTATTAAGTAG
- the accB gene encoding acetyl-CoA carboxylase biotin carboxyl carrier protein — MISFKEIMELIDKINNSSLSLMEINYQDLYLKLDKESNRLDSVSTNQITKPNFNNNIRSENDINSVIDNLSNDVKEEVSEENIEYITSPMVGTVYLASSPEKQPYISVGQGISCGDTVCIVEAMKLMNEIESEFSGTVIEILVKNAQMVEFGQKLFKIKKN, encoded by the coding sequence ATGATATCGTTTAAAGAAATAATGGAATTGATAGACAAGATAAATAATTCTAGCCTTTCTTTGATGGAAATAAATTATCAAGACTTATATTTAAAACTTGATAAAGAATCAAATCGTTTAGATAGCGTCTCAACCAATCAAATTACTAAACCTAATTTTAATAATAATATTAGATCTGAAAATGACATCAATAGTGTAATTGATAACTTATCAAATGATGTTAAGGAAGAGGTTTCTGAAGAAAATATAGAGTACATAACTTCTCCTATGGTTGGAACCGTTTATTTGGCATCCTCTCCAGAGAAACAGCCTTATATTTCTGTAGGACAGGGTATATCATGTGGTGATACTGTATGTATAGTAGAGGCGATGAAACTGATGAATGAAATTGAAAGTGAATTTTCAGGAACAGTTATAGAAATTTTGGTTAAAAATGCACAAATGGTAGAATTTGGACAAAAACTATTTAAGATTAAAAAGAATTAA
- a CDS encoding acetyl-CoA carboxylase biotin carboxylase subunit, whose product MINKILIANRGEIAVRIIRACKELGIVSVAVYSEADKEALHTQLADEAICIGPNSARDSYLNIPNILEATSLSGAEAIHPGFGFLSENSKFAKMCKDCNIIFIGPTPETMDMMGDKANARITMKNHGIPIVDGYEGFIRDERHALEIAKSVGFPVMIKAALGGGGKGIRIVEKEDDFKDAYLMAKAEALACFNNDVVYIEKYVRNPHHIEFQVLADNYGNVVHLFERDCSVQRKNQKIVEEAPSVFLNDDIRRKMGEVAVKICKVVNYVNAGTIEFLVDDDKNFYFMEMNTRIQVEHPITEMITGIDLIKEQIRIAAGERLSFNQNDLKINGHSIECRINAEDAKKNFVPCPGKIDQLNVPGGLGVRLDSAVYQGYTIPPFYDSMIAKLIVHGNTRDEAIMKMKRSLAEFIIDGITSNIDFHFDILNHEDFARGNYNTGFLNKLVNIK is encoded by the coding sequence ATGATAAACAAGATTTTGATTGCAAATAGAGGAGAGATAGCTGTAAGGATAATAAGGGCATGTAAAGAATTGGGCATAGTGTCCGTGGCTGTCTATTCAGAGGCTGATAAGGAAGCATTACATACTCAACTTGCTGATGAAGCTATTTGTATAGGTCCAAACTCTGCTAGGGATTCTTATTTAAATATACCCAATATTTTGGAGGCTACATCATTAAGTGGTGCAGAAGCTATTCATCCAGGATTTGGATTTCTTTCTGAAAATTCTAAGTTTGCTAAGATGTGTAAAGATTGTAATATTATATTCATAGGCCCTACTCCAGAAACTATGGATATGATGGGTGATAAGGCAAATGCGAGAATTACAATGAAAAATCATGGTATACCCATTGTTGATGGCTATGAGGGTTTTATAAGAGATGAGAGGCATGCTCTTGAAATAGCTAAATCAGTTGGTTTTCCTGTTATGATAAAAGCTGCACTTGGTGGAGGCGGTAAAGGTATTCGAATAGTAGAGAAGGAAGATGACTTCAAGGACGCATATTTAATGGCAAAGGCTGAGGCTCTTGCGTGTTTTAATAATGATGTTGTATATATAGAAAAATATGTTAGGAATCCACATCATATAGAATTTCAAGTTTTAGCAGATAATTATGGAAATGTTGTACACTTATTTGAACGTGATTGCTCAGTTCAGCGTAAGAACCAAAAAATAGTTGAAGAGGCACCTTCCGTATTTTTAAATGATGATATAAGAAGAAAAATGGGTGAGGTTGCTGTTAAGATTTGTAAAGTTGTCAACTATGTGAATGCAGGTACAATTGAATTTTTGGTTGATGATGATAAAAACTTTTATTTCATGGAAATGAATACACGCATTCAGGTTGAACATCCTATAACAGAGATGATAACAGGTATAGATTTAATAAAAGAGCAAATTAGGATTGCTGCTGGTGAGAGATTATCTTTTAATCAAAATGATTTAAAGATTAATGGTCATTCTATTGAATGTAGAATTAACGCTGAAGATGCTAAGAAAAATTTTGTTCCATGTCCAGGAAAGATAGATCAGTTGAATGTACCAGGAGGACTGGGTGTTAGATTAGATAGTGCTGTTTATCAGGGATACACAATACCTCCGTTTTATGATTCAATGATTGCTAAACTTATTGTTCATGGTAATACTAGAGATGAAGCTATAATGAAGATGAAGAGATCATTGGCTGAATTTATTATTGATGGAATTACAAGCAATATTGATTTCCATTTTGATATTTTGAATCACGAAGATTTTGCTCGAGGTAATTATAATACAGGATTTTTGAATAAGTTGGTGAATATCAAGTGA
- a CDS encoding beta-ketoacyl-ACP synthase III gives MSYIRNCILGMGMYVPDKILTNNDLEKMVDTSDEWIYSRTGIRERRISTENTSVLGIRAVENLLNKINKDPKDIDLIIFCTITPDNNTPSCACLVQKSIGALNATAFDLNAACTGFIYGIVVTDSLLSSGKYRNAIVIGSEVLSKIIDWKDRNTCVLFGDGAGAIYIERSENGSAIIDTYTRSVGEKSDSLISKAIPLSNFMMDRELDIDFSIHMDGREVFKFAVSSMVEGIDVLLKNNDISIGDIKFIVPHQANKRIIEAAAKRLKVDVDKFFTNLGKYGNTSAASIAIALSELGNSCSLSKEDLVILVGFGGGLTYGSVLIKW, from the coding sequence ATGAGTTATATACGTAATTGCATTTTGGGTATGGGTATGTATGTTCCTGATAAAATTTTAACCAATAATGATTTAGAAAAAATGGTTGATACAAGTGATGAATGGATATATAGTAGAACAGGTATAAGAGAGAGGCGTATTTCTACAGAAAATACATCTGTATTAGGGATTAGAGCAGTAGAAAATTTATTAAATAAAATAAATAAGGATCCTAAAGATATAGACCTTATTATTTTTTGTACTATTACCCCAGATAATAATACACCTTCATGTGCGTGTTTAGTTCAAAAAAGTATTGGTGCTTTAAATGCTACAGCTTTTGATTTGAATGCAGCATGCACAGGTTTTATTTATGGTATTGTTGTGACTGATTCTCTTTTGAGCAGTGGAAAATATAGAAATGCTATTGTAATAGGAAGTGAAGTGCTATCGAAAATTATAGATTGGAAAGACAGGAATACCTGTGTATTATTTGGAGATGGTGCAGGTGCTATTTATATCGAGCGCTCCGAGAATGGGTCTGCTATTATTGATACATATACGAGATCAGTTGGAGAAAAATCAGATTCTTTAATATCTAAGGCTATTCCTTTATCTAATTTTATGATGGATAGAGAGTTGGACATAGATTTTAGTATACATATGGATGGTAGAGAAGTATTTAAATTTGCGGTTTCATCTATGGTTGAAGGAATTGATGTATTACTTAAAAATAATGATATTTCTATAGGTGATATTAAGTTTATTGTTCCACATCAGGCTAATAAAAGAATAATAGAAGCAGCTGCTAAACGTTTAAAAGTTGATGTAGATAAGTTTTTTACTAATTTAGGTAAATATGGTAATACTTCAGCTGCAAGTATTGCAATTGCACTTAGTGAATTAGGAAATTCTTGTTCTTTATCTAAGGAAGATTTAGTTATACTTGTTGGTTTTGGTGGTGGACTTACTTATGGTTCAGTATTAATTAAATGGTAA
- the fabG gene encoding 3-oxoacyl-[acyl-carrier-protein] reductase: protein MLKDKVAIVTGASRGIGKSIAINFARQGSKVVLNYRSDDNGAETTKQEIEQNGGVAILHKGDVSDFYVAEELMNFCKEKFSRIDILVNNAGITRDTLVMRMKEEDFDSVINVNLKGSFNCAKHASSIMLRQKSGKIINISSVIGIIGNAGQVNYAASKAGIIGMTKSLAKELGSRGINVNAIAPGFIETDMTDVLGDNVKETILSHIPLKKMGKTEDVSNLAVFLASNMSDYITGQVITVDGGMVM from the coding sequence ATGCTTAAAGATAAAGTTGCTATTGTTACGGGAGCATCTAGAGGGATTGGTAAGTCTATAGCTATTAATTTTGCAAGGCAAGGATCTAAAGTAGTTTTAAACTATAGAAGTGATGATAATGGTGCAGAAACAACAAAACAAGAGATTGAACAAAACGGTGGAGTTGCAATATTACATAAAGGTGATGTGAGTGATTTTTATGTAGCAGAGGAATTGATGAATTTCTGTAAGGAAAAGTTTTCGAGAATTGATATTCTGGTTAATAATGCTGGTATAACAAGGGATACACTTGTTATGAGGATGAAAGAAGAAGATTTTGATAGTGTAATTAATGTGAATTTAAAAGGATCGTTTAATTGTGCTAAGCATGCATCAAGTATTATGCTTAGACAAAAGAGTGGTAAAATTATAAATATTAGTTCAGTAATAGGGATTATTGGAAATGCTGGACAAGTTAATTATGCTGCTTCTAAAGCTGGAATAATAGGTATGACTAAATCTTTAGCTAAAGAATTAGGTTCAAGAGGTATAAATGTTAATGCTATAGCTCCAGGATTTATAGAAACTGATATGACAGATGTATTAGGTGATAATGTCAAAGAAACTATTTTATCTCATATACCATTAAAAAAAATGGGTAAAACCGAAGATGTATCAAATTTAGCAGTGTTTTTGGCTAGTAATATGTCTGATTATATAACAGGTCAAGTTATAACTGTAGATGGCGGAATGGTGATGTAG
- the aspS gene encoding aspartate--tRNA ligase, with translation MKFEKLHRTEYCGLIDKQYLNQRVILEGWVNRKRNLGSLIFVDLRDREGIVQIVFKEGSPIFDIGDSLKSEYCIKVGGIVKERESKNTQIKNGDIEVICDNIEVYSKSEQLPFMIEDGFDVNDSLKFKYRYISLRNNKYQEIFKLRSEALNAFREFLHNDGFIEMSTPILNKSTPEGARDFLVPSRINNGNFYALPQSPQIYKQLLMVSGFDKYYQVATCFRDEDLRSNRQPEFIQIDIEMSFVDETDIKNKMELLIKHVFNSTLNLNIVDKFIELGYDECMEKYGTDKPDLRFDMEIIDVKHDFINSEFLMFKECIENNLEIRAIKAENVDFTRKQLDTLNCFVKDHFNAKGLIYIRYKEDQVISSINKFLSDEDKIKIVGKYKLKNNDCLFIIPGVKKTVLGALGALRIELANMLGILNNNTEFKFLWVKDFPLYEYSEEDGRYYASHHPFTMPNEDDIKYFDTKEYSKIRAKAYDLVLNGEEIGGGSIRIHNDLVQNKMFEALGMSDCEINEKFGFFVEALKYGTPPHGGIAFGLDRIVMFLANVIDIKDVMAFPKNKKAECLLSNAPSRVGDIQLHELGIYIKE, from the coding sequence ATGAAATTTGAGAAATTACATCGCACAGAATATTGTGGATTAATTGATAAACAATATTTAAATCAACGAGTAATATTAGAAGGATGGGTAAATAGAAAGAGAAATTTAGGATCCCTTATATTTGTTGATTTAAGAGATAGAGAAGGGATTGTACAGATTGTATTTAAGGAAGGTAGTCCTATATTTGACATTGGAGATTCTTTAAAGTCGGAGTATTGTATAAAGGTTGGAGGAATTGTTAAGGAGAGGGAATCAAAAAATACACAGATTAAAAATGGTGATATTGAGGTTATATGCGACAATATAGAAGTTTACTCAAAATCAGAACAATTGCCCTTTATGATTGAAGATGGTTTTGATGTTAATGATAGTTTGAAATTTAAATATAGATATATTTCCCTGAGGAATAATAAATATCAAGAAATATTTAAACTTAGAAGTGAAGCACTTAATGCATTTAGAGAATTTTTACATAATGATGGATTTATAGAAATGAGTACGCCAATATTAAATAAAAGTACACCAGAGGGAGCAAGAGATTTTTTGGTTCCTAGTAGAATTAATAATGGTAATTTTTATGCTTTGCCACAATCTCCACAAATATATAAACAATTGTTAATGGTAAGTGGATTTGATAAGTATTATCAGGTTGCTACATGTTTTAGGGATGAGGATCTTAGATCAAATAGGCAACCTGAATTTATTCAAATTGATATTGAGATGAGTTTTGTTGATGAAACAGATATTAAAAATAAAATGGAGTTACTTATCAAACATGTTTTTAATTCTACACTTAATTTAAATATTGTAGATAAATTTATTGAGTTAGGTTATGATGAATGCATGGAAAAATATGGAACAGATAAGCCGGATTTGAGATTTGATATGGAAATTATAGATGTTAAACATGATTTTATTAATTCAGAATTTTTAATGTTTAAAGAGTGTATAGAAAATAATTTGGAAATTAGAGCTATAAAAGCTGAAAATGTTGATTTTACAAGGAAACAATTAGATACTCTTAATTGTTTTGTTAAAGATCATTTTAATGCTAAAGGATTAATCTATATAAGGTATAAAGAAGATCAAGTGATATCTTCAATAAATAAATTTTTAAGTGATGAGGATAAAATTAAAATTGTAGGAAAATATAAATTGAAAAATAATGATTGTTTATTTATAATTCCAGGGGTAAAGAAAACTGTATTAGGTGCGTTAGGCGCATTAAGAATTGAGCTTGCAAATATGTTAGGGATACTTAATAATAATACGGAGTTTAAGTTTTTATGGGTAAAAGATTTTCCATTATATGAATATAGCGAAGAAGATGGCAGATATTATGCTTCTCATCATCCGTTTACTATGCCTAATGAAGATGATATTAAATATTTTGATACCAAAGAATATTCTAAGATTAGAGCTAAAGCTTATGATTTGGTTTTAAATGGTGAAGAAATTGGAGGTGGTAGTATAAGAATACATAATGACTTAGTTCAAAATAAAATGTTTGAAGCATTGGGTATGTCAGATTGTGAGATAAATGAAAAATTTGGTTTTTTTGTAGAGGCTTTGAAATATGGGACTCCACCACATGGAGGAATTGCTTTTGGTCTTGATAGGATTGTCATGTTTTTAGCTAATGTTATTGACATAAAAGATGTTATGGCTTTTCCAAAGAATAAGAAAGCGGAGTGTTTGTTATCAAATGCACCTAGTAGAGTTGGCGATATTCAACTACATGAACTAGGGATATATATAAAAGAATAA
- the fabF gene encoding beta-ketoacyl-ACP synthase II — protein sequence MDNRVVVTGMGAITPIGNDVLEFWKNAKEGVIGIEAIGDKIIGNDKVKVIAPIKNFDVSKRLNAKECSRLDPYSTFALYAAEEAIQNSKLDLESIDRDRFGVIVGSGVGGFNTLEEVINKLKKTDSVRLSPLTIPKLIINMAAGNIAIKYGARGESKSVVTACATSTHSVGDAYRLLKHGYLDICITGGSESAITSLALGGFTALTALNTTDNPERASIPFDKERNGFVMGEGAGILILETLESAQKRGAYIYAEIVGYSSTTDAYHITAPMPDGKMSAKAMQNVLDEAGISYDQVDYINAHGTSTKMNDAVETIAIKEVFKEHAYNLKISSTKSMTGHLLGASGAVEAIACVKSCEEDFIHPTASYLVKDEECDLNYVPNKGIKKEVNYAMSNSLGFGGHNAVLLFKKWRG from the coding sequence ATGGATAATAGAGTTGTTGTTACAGGTATGGGAGCTATTACACCCATAGGAAATGATGTATTAGAGTTTTGGAAGAATGCAAAAGAAGGCGTTATTGGAATAGAAGCAATAGGAGATAAAATTATTGGTAATGATAAAGTGAAGGTAATAGCCCCAATAAAGAATTTTGATGTATCTAAGAGACTTAATGCAAAAGAATGTTCAAGATTGGATCCATACTCTACATTTGCATTATACGCAGCAGAAGAAGCTATTCAAAATTCTAAGTTAGATTTGGAAAGTATTGATAGAGATAGATTTGGAGTTATTGTTGGATCGGGAGTTGGTGGATTCAATACTTTAGAAGAAGTTATAAATAAGTTAAAAAAAACTGATTCTGTTAGATTATCTCCATTGACTATACCCAAGTTAATTATAAATATGGCTGCTGGGAATATCGCTATTAAATATGGAGCTAGGGGTGAAAGTAAGTCCGTTGTTACTGCATGTGCTACATCAACGCATTCAGTTGGAGATGCGTATAGATTATTAAAACATGGATATTTGGATATTTGTATAACTGGTGGGAGTGAGTCTGCAATAACTAGCTTGGCTTTAGGTGGTTTTACAGCACTTACAGCTTTAAACACGACAGATAATCCAGAACGTGCATCGATACCTTTTGATAAAGAAAGAAATGGATTTGTTATGGGAGAAGGAGCAGGTATATTAATATTGGAAACTTTAGAAAGTGCACAGAAAAGAGGAGCTTATATTTATGCTGAGATAGTTGGATATTCTTCTACTACTGATGCGTATCATATTACTGCTCCTATGCCAGATGGTAAGATGAGTGCTAAAGCTATGCAAAATGTTTTAGATGAAGCAGGAATATCTTATGATCAGGTTGATTATATAAATGCTCATGGAACAAGTACGAAGATGAATGATGCTGTTGAGACTATTGCTATTAAGGAAGTTTTTAAGGAGCATGCATATAACCTTAAGATAAGTTCAACAAAATCTATGACTGGACATCTTTTAGGAGCTTCAGGGGCTGTTGAAGCTATAGCTTGTGTAAAATCTTGTGAAGAGGATTTTATACATCCAACGGCTAGCTATTTAGTTAAAGATGAAGAATGTGATTTAAATTATGTTCCTAATAAAGGTATTAAAAAAGAAGTGAATTACGCAATGTCTAATTCTTTGGGTTTTGGTGGCCATAATGCTGTGTTGCTTTTCAAGAAATGGAGGGGTTAA
- the fabD gene encoding ACP S-malonyltransferase, whose product MKNVAFMFPGQGSQYVGMGKYFYENFSESRIVFEKTNEILGFSISDKIFNGSMDEISDTKITQPSILAVSIAIMEALKGLVDIRPACTAGLSLGEYSALVCSGILDFDKSIPLVNKRADFMVNSLDGNSYGMTAVIGLNKDKILQVIDDVKSYGHLEIANYNCPSQIVVSGEASALDIADKMFKKRGALRSVRLPIKSPFHTSFLKEAALKFKKELENTEFNIEFNIPVISNVTADKMDRNRICELLSNQIMSSVLWEDSILKIIEMGIDTFVEIGPGRSLSSFVKKIDRRVTVLNIEDESSLNKSLKVLSGV is encoded by the coding sequence ATGAAGAATGTAGCATTTATGTTTCCTGGTCAAGGATCCCAATATGTTGGTATGGGAAAATATTTTTATGAAAATTTTAGTGAATCGAGAATAGTTTTTGAGAAAACTAACGAAATTTTAGGATTTTCTATTTCTGATAAAATATTTAATGGAAGTATGGATGAAATAAGCGATACAAAAATAACGCAACCATCTATACTGGCAGTTAGTATTGCCATAATGGAGGCTTTGAAGGGTTTAGTAGATATAAGACCAGCTTGTACTGCTGGCTTGAGTCTAGGAGAGTATTCAGCACTTGTATGTTCTGGTATCTTAGATTTCGATAAATCAATTCCATTAGTTAACAAAAGAGCAGATTTTATGGTTAATTCTTTGGATGGAAATTCATATGGTATGACGGCAGTCATTGGATTAAATAAGGATAAAATATTGCAAGTTATAGATGATGTTAAGTCTTATGGACATTTGGAAATTGCAAATTATAATTGTCCTTCTCAAATCGTTGTTTCTGGTGAGGCTTCTGCACTTGATATAGCGGATAAGATGTTTAAGAAAAGAGGAGCTTTGAGAAGTGTAAGACTTCCAATTAAATCTCCATTTCATACAAGCTTTCTTAAGGAGGCTGCATTGAAATTCAAAAAAGAATTAGAAAACACAGAATTTAACATAGAGTTTAATATTCCTGTCATATCAAATGTTACGGCAGATAAGATGGATAGAAATAGAATTTGTGAATTATTGTCCAATCAGATTATGAGTTCTGTTCTTTGGGAAGATAGTATATTGAAAATTATTGAAATGGGAATTGATACTTTTGTTGAAATAGGACCGGGGAGAAGTTTATCAAGTTTTGTTAAGAAAATAGATAGAAGAGTAACGGTATTAAATATTGAAGATGAATCATCTTTGAACAAATCTTTAAAAGTTTTGAGTGGGGTGTAA